A region of the Microbulbifer pacificus genome:
CAAGCAGCTGACGGAGCTCACCGCGTCCAAGCTGGCCGAAGTGCCGATGGACCCAGAGCTCGAGGAAGCCATCGCCACCTTCCACCGCATCAAGTCCCGCGAGGCCAAGCGCCGCCAGATGCAATTCATCGGCAAACTGATGCGCGATGCGGATGTGGAGGCAATCGAGGCGGTGTTGAACAGCCACAAGGAGCGGGACCTGCAGCGTCTGCGTTTCGATCGTTTGGCGGAAGACTGGCGGGATCGCTTGCTGGACCAGGGCAACGATGCCCTGAGTATGTTTTTCAACGAGCACCCAAGCGCAGACCACCAGCAGCTGCGCAACCTGTTGCGCGAAGCCGGTAAGGAACGAGCCAACAACAAGCCACCGACCAACCAGCGCAAACTGTTTCGCTATCTGCGGGACTTTTTTGTACAGGAAAGCTGATTGCTGTTTTTGCTAACCCCGCTCGCGAACACCTCCGCCAGCTCTGCAACCACGATATCGATCACTGCCGGGTTCTGCGGCACCCAGCGGTGCAGGCTTACAGGCACCTGGTATGTCTTACCCAAGGGCAGACGGGAGCTGGACTGGGGCAGGATGGTGGCATCGTAAGGCGTCCAGATTGAAACCGGCGCGGCGTCTTCCAGCATTGCCGCGTCCCGGTTCAGATTGTCCAGAAACTCACTGCCGATACGCAGCTGCCGCCCGCCTTTATAGGGCAGCAGATGCGCCCACAAGCTGCCGAAATGCGGGCTGGAGAGGGCAATAAATTTGTGCACATTTGCAGCGCCTCCCAGTCGCTGCAAATAGTAGCGCGCCACAATACCGCCCATACTGAATCCCACCAAAGCACAGGTCTCGCCCTCGCTGGTAACCTCATCCACCAGCTCGCGCAACTGCAGGGCCATCGGCTCCATCCCGTACCAACCGCTATTGGCCCTCAGCTTGATCGTGTGTGCACTGAACCCCGCGTGTCCCAGGGCTCTCTGCATTCTGAGCATCGACTTGCCCCGGTCGAAAATCCCGGGAATCAGTATGGCGACCCGGCCTTTTGGCATATTCGCATCATCCGCACATCGGGCATTTAACTTTCGGCTACTCCCTAAGCTTAGAGAGTCACCGCGACTTGCGGAAAACAAATCGGGCCCGGGGATGTAATCCGCGGGCCCGAAAAATCCAGGTCCAATAACCTGATTCCAAGTGCGCCGGTGGCGTTATCAGCTAGTACAAGCCTCGACTTCCGGCACGAGCTTTTCCACCCGGGCTTTCTCCACCGGTTTCGGCAGCGGTTTGATCAGCACCAGCAACAGCGGCAACAGGGTCAGGGAACCCAGCAGCGCGGCGGACATGGCGAGCGCGGTCAGCAGGCCGAAATAGATCGACGGCACAAACTTGGACAGGGCCAGAATCGAGAAGCCGGCGATGATGGTGATCGCGGTGTAGAACATGGCGCGGCCGATGGTGGCGTGACTGCGGTGCATGGTCGCCACGTAATCACCGTCCTTTTCAAACTCCTCGCGGAAGCGATACAGATAGTGAATCGCGTGATCCACACCGATACCCACGGTAATCGCCGCAATGGTGATGGTCATCATGTCCAGCGGAACATTCGCCAGCCCCATACCGCCCAACACCACACAGGCCGCCAGCATGTTCGGGATCAACGCAATGATCGACAGCCACAGGGAGCGGAACAGCACCAAGAACATCAGCAGAATGCCCGCAAATACCGCACCCAGGGTCAGGATCTGCGACTTGAACAGACTCTGCAGCATGTTGTTATACAGCACCAGCATCCCGGTCTGGCGCACATTCTCCGGCGCCATTCCCAGTTCGTTCTCCGCGAAGTTGTAGATACGCTGGATCAACTCTTCACGGCGCAGATTCGGGTCGGTCTCCATCACCCGCATGCTGATACGTGCCTGCTGATCTTTCGGCGACCAGTAGGGGTGCACCAATACCTGATTGATTTCCTCCGGCAGGCTCTGGCGGGCTACCGCCAGTTCAAAATCGTTGAGGCCACCATCGTTCAGGTCCTTCGCCACCTTGTACAGGGTGGCAAGGGACTGCACCTTGCCGATTTCCGGCTGGGCTTCGAGGAAATCGTGAAACTTCTCAATCTGGTTCAGGCCGGCCACAGTGAACCAGTAGGCTTCCGGAGCTTCGCTGGCGGATGCACCGGTTGCGAAAGGATCGTCAGCAGCAAACGGATCTTCTTCGGCATAGTCCTCACCTGAGGTCATCTCATCGCCAATTTCCGCTCCCGCAAATTCTTCCGCGGACGAATCCATCTCCTCATCAGCACCGAAATCGGCGCCAAAGGGATCGTCCTCGCCTTCAAATTCCGGCGCCGCCTGCTGGGGCTTGTTCAGCACCACATCGAGACTGATGGTACCGCCGAGGCGCTGGTCGATGACCAGCATGCCCTGATGGATCTCGGTGGAATCGTCGAAGTAATCGATAAAGCGGTTTTCCACTTTCAGGCGGGTGATGCCCACCACACTGATCACCGCCGCAACCGCAGCGACCCCCAGCACAATGCCCTTGTGGTTTTCGGTAAAGCGCGAAAACACCTGGGTGAACGCGTGGGAGTTGTCTTCGCCCTGACCGCCGTCACGCTTTTTCAGCAGCATCAAGCTGGCGGGCAGGATCAGGAACGACAGTACCAGCGCGAGGGTCACACCGATGGTCATCATCCAGCCAAAGTCGATCACCGGGCGAATGCCGCTGACCACCAGGGAGATGAACGCCACCATGGTGGTGAGACCGGTGTAGAGACAGGGCTTGGCCATAAAGGCCACGGTGGCCGAGGCCAGCTGGAAGCGATCCCATTCCGGGTGCTCGGCAAAATACTCCCGGTAACGCACCGCCAGGTGAATGGTAATGGCCAGGGTAATGATCAGCAGCAGCGCCACGAAGTTGGCGGAGATCACGGTCATGCGCCAGTCGAGCCAGGACAGCAGCCCCAGCATCATCACCGCGGTAGTGACACAGGTGACAAGCGGCAGCAGCACCCAGCGGGGCTGACGGAAGATCAGCAACAGGGTCACCACGATAAATGCCAGAATGCCCGCACCGAACACCGCCAGGTCGCTCTGGATAAACGCGATCATATCCGAGGTGATCATGGTGAGACCGCCGAGGAACAGTTCGGCGTTGCCGTCGTAATGGGAGAGGATTTCCCGCACTTCCTTCACGCGCTCGCGCGCCTTGGTTTCCTCGGCGGTGCGGTGCTGCAGGTATTCGGCAGTTACGGCTTCGAGACGCTGGGTCTGCGCCGCGTCGAGGCCCTCGCTGTTGCGCAGGCGACGCAGGGCATCGCGCTCGCGCACCAGATCCAATCCTTCCTTATCCAGCTCAAGGTTGAGCATCATGGCGGTGGTCTCGCCATCGGGGCTCAGGATCAGGTCTTTGTAGATCGGGCTTTCGAGAAATTCGCGGCGCACCAGGTCCCTTTCCACACCGGGGGAGGACAGGGTGCGAACACCGTCGGCCACTTCGCTGATGGATTGTTTCGGGCTGTACAGCAGCGGTACATTTAGCACCGACTGCACGCCGGAAACACCGTCCACCATCGCCAGCTCGTCCTGCAGACGGCGCATGGTGGCCAGGGATTCGTCGCTGAACAGGTCGCCATTTTTATAGCGGTAGGTGACCACCAGAAAATCGCCGGAGTTGTAGCGCTCGGAAATCTCGCGGAAGAAATCCAGCGAATCGTCGGCTTCCAGGGTCAGGGAGTCCGCAGAGGCATCCAGTTTGAACCGCGGCAGGCCCGCGGCGGCGGCGACGGTGAGCAGAGCCACCAGCGCCAGCACGGTTTTCGGATTTCCGAGAACCAGTTTTTCGTACCAGGTCTTCAAGCCCAACAGCATAATCAGTTCGCTTTTTCTAATACAAAAGGTGCACCAAGGGGTGCGGAATATTGCGTAAAATCCGCGATCACTTGTCCACGTGACCGAGATCGCGTTCAGGGAAAAGTACGTCCCGCACTTTCTGTTTCAGTTCTTTCGGCCCGGGAAAGCCGCCATCGCGCTTGCGTTCCCAGATCACCCGGTCGCCAACGCTAATCTCGAATACGCCGCCACTGCCCGGCTTCAGGGCCACCTGTTCCAGGTCATCCGCGAAGGTATACAGCAGCTCCTGTGCCATCCAGGTGGCGCGCAGCATCCAGTTGCACTGCACGCAGTAGTGAATGGTGACGGTGTTTTGCATAACTCCGAATCTCAGCCCTGCCCCCAGGGAGGCAGTAATTTCTGTTCTATATCCAGCTGGCTCAGTATCCGCGCCACCACAAAGTCCACCAGATCTTCCACCGATTGCGGTTTCTGGTAGAACCCGGGGCTCGCCGGCAGGATCACCGCCCCCATACGGGTGAGCTTGAGCATGTTTTCCAGGTGGATTTCCGAATACGGGGCCTCGCGGGGCACCAGAATCAGTTTGCGGCGCTCTTTCAGGGCCACATCCGCCGCCCGCTCGATCAGGTTGTTGGAGGCACCGCAGGCAATGGCCGACAGGGTGCCACCGCTCGCCGGGCATATCACCAGGCTGCTGGAAGCTCCTGTACCGGATGCCACCGGCGAGAACCAGTCGCGCTTGCCGAACAGGGTCAGCTGGCCGACTTCCGCACCGTAAAGCTCGCGCAGGAAAGACTCGGTGTGCTCCTCTGCTTCCGGCAGCGTCACCGCGGTCTCGGTGTTGATCACGATACGCGCGGCATCGGACAGCAACAGCCACACGCGCACCCGCGCCGCCAGCAGGCACTGCAGCAACCGCAGGGCGTACTGGGCGCCGGACGCGCCGGTGATGGCAAGGGTGACGGTTTTGGGGAAAGTCGGCTCGGCCAATGGGGTATCCGTTGCGCCCCCAAAAGCGGGGCTATCTACTGTTTTTTCTGCGGCGCGTATTTGTGCTCGAGAGCACTCAGCAACCGCTGGTGTACACCGCCGAAACCACCGTTGCTCATCACGATAACGTGACTACCGGGGCCGGATAGTTCAAGAACCGATTCTACCGCAGCGTCAATGCTGTGGAGAACCTTCGCCGGCACAGTGGAATGGTGAACCACCTCATCCAGAGACCAGTTCATCCCCTCCGGCTGGTACCACAGCACCAGGTCCGCCCCGGCACAGGCACGCGCCAGCTGCTCGCGGTGGTGGCCCATGCGCATGGTGTTTGAACGGGGTTCAATCAGGGCAATCACCCGATCCGTCCCCACCTTGGCGCGCAAACCGTTCAGAGTGGTCTCAATGGCGGTGGGGTGGTGGGCGAAGTCGTCATAGATGCGGATGCCCTGGATATCGCCCAGGCACTCCATCCGGCGCTTGACCCCCTCAAACGTGGCGAGCGCTTCCGCCACAGTAGCGGGCTCCACGCCCACGTGGCGCGCGGCCGCCATGACCGCGAGACCATTTTTCACGCTGTGCAGGCCGGTCTGCTGCCACTGCACCGTGGCCACCGGTTTGCCCTCCAGCAGCACATCAAAACGACTGCCATCGGCGGCAATATTCACCGCGCACCAGTCCCCCTGGCGCACACCGTCGCCGTGCTCAATATCGAAACGCTGCACCTGGCTCCAGCAGCCCTTGTCCAGCACCTGGGTCACCGCATCTTCCTGCGCCGCTACCACCAGGCCGCCGGCGGGCACCGTACGCACCAGGTGATGGAACTGTTTCTGGATTGCCGCCAGGTCATCGAAGATGTCCGCGTGGTCAAATTCCAGATTGTTGATGATCAGCGTGCGCGGGCGATAGTGGACAAATTTTGAGCGCTTGTCAAAGAAGGCCGTGTCGTATTCATCCGCCTCCACCACAAAGAACGGTGTGCCACCGAGGCGCGCGGATACCTCGAAATTGCGCGGTACACCGCCAATCAGGAAGCCGGGGTCCATACCCGCGTAATCCAGCACCCAGGCCAGCATGCTCGCGGTAGTGGTCTTGCCGTGGGTTCCAGACACCGCCAGTACCCAGCGCCCGCCGAGGAAGTGATCGCACAGCCACTGGGCACCGGAGGTATAGGGCAGACCCTTCTCCAGCACCGCCTCCACCGCGGGGTTTCCCCGCGACAAGGCATTGCCGATGATCACCAGATCCGGCGCCGGTTCCAGCTGCGCGGGGTCGTAACCCTCGGTCAGGGCGATACCGGCGCGTTCCAGCTGAGTGCTCATCGGCGGGTAGACGTTGGCATCGGAGCCGGTGACCTTGTGACCCTCGGCCACAGCGAGCTGGGCCAGGCTGCCCATAAAAGTGCCACAGATGCCTAGAATATGAATATGCATGCCAGTTTGTTCACTCTAATTCGGTGCCGATCCAATGTTGAAGGGGACGCCTGCTGAGACTGCCAATTCACGCAATCATTCCCTAACGCACCGGGTTTTGCCGGTACAACGCGCACCCCGGCGCGCTTTTTGCTTACGTCTTTGGCAGTGACAGGAACTGCCGGCAGCATGGAGAAATTTGACGACGCGCTAGCTTATCACGGCAATTTGCGGCAGTAAGTGTCGAAGTTCCGCAACTCCATGCAATTGCCATTTGAATACATTAGACTTCGCGCCGCGCGAGGCTGCCGCCAGAAGCTGCCCGCCTACAGCACGCACTAGCGTGACCTTAAGACGAGAAACTGCAGCCATAGGATAGTCATGTCGAAGAAGAATGCCTTTTACGCGCAATCCGGCGGAGTAACCGCCGTTATCAACGCCTCCGCCTGCGGGGTTATCGAGACCGCCCGCCAACACGGCGACAAGATCGGTAATATCTACGCCGGCCTGAATGGCATTGTCGGCGCCCTGAGAGAGGAGCTGATCGACGTGGGCCAGGAGAGCGACGACGCCATCGCTGCGCTGCGCTACACCCCCTCCGGCGCATTTGGCTCCTGCCGCTACAAACTGAAAAGCCTCGAGCAGAACCGCGCCGAATACGAGCGCCTGATCGAAGTGTTCAAGGCCCACGATATCGGCTACTTCTTCTATAACGGTGGCGGTGACTCTGCAGACACCTGCCTCAAGATCTCCCAGCTGTCGGAAAAGATGGGTTACCCCATCCAGGCCATCCACATTCCCAAGACCGTGGATAACGACCTGCCGTTTACCGACAACTGCCCGGGGTTCGGCTCCGTGGCCAAGTATGTCGCGGTCTCCACCAAGGAAGCGGCGCTGGACGTGGCCTCCATGTGCGCCACCTCCACCAAGGTGTTCATCCTCGAAGTGATGGGCCGCCACGCAGGCTGGATTGCCGCCGCTGGCGCCCTGGCCCAGGAGCAGGAAGGCGATGCGCCGCACATCATCCTGCTGCCGGAAGTGGCATTCGACAAAGAAAAGTTCCTGGCCAAGGTACAGCAGACCGTCGCTGAAAAGGGCTACTGCGTGATCGTCGCCTCCGAAGGCGCACAGTACGAAGACGGCACCTTCCTCGCCGACGCCGGCAGTGTGGATGCCTTCGGCCACAAGCAACTGGGCGGCGTGGCCCCGACCCTGGCCAAGATGGTGAAGGACGAACTGGGCCTCAAGTACCACTGGGCGCTGGCCGACTACCTGCAACGCGCCGCCCGCCACATCGCCTCCGCCACCGACGTGGAACAGGCCTACGCTGTGGGCAAGGCCGCGGTGGAAGCCGCGGTTGCCGGCAAGAATGCGATCATGCCCACCATCGAGCGCAATGGCACCTGCACCGCCGACTACAGCTGGAGCATCGGCGAGGCACCGCTGTCTGAAGTGGCCAACGTCGAGAAGTTCATGCCCGAGGAATACATTTCCGAAGACGGTTTCGGCATTAGCCCGGCTGGCCGCGCCTATCTCGAACCGCTGATCCTGGGTGAAGACTATCCGCC
Encoded here:
- the yjgA gene encoding ribosome biogenesis factor YjgA, which translates into the protein MHNTDDFEEFDGDLPKSKTQLKNEMQQLQDLGKQLTELTASKLAEVPMDPELEEAIATFHRIKSREAKRRQMQFIGKLMRDADVEAIEAVLNSHKERDLQRLRFDRLAEDWRDRLLDQGNDALSMFFNEHPSADHQQLRNLLREAGKERANNKPPTNQRKLFRYLRDFFVQES
- a CDS encoding lipase family alpha/beta hydrolase; translated protein: MPKGRVAILIPGIFDRGKSMLRMQRALGHAGFSAHTIKLRANSGWYGMEPMALQLRELVDEVTSEGETCALVGFSMGGIVARYYLQRLGGAANVHKFIALSSPHFGSLWAHLLPYKGGRQLRIGSEFLDNLNRDAAMLEDAAPVSIWTPYDATILPQSSSRLPLGKTYQVPVSLHRWVPQNPAVIDIVVAELAEVFASGVSKNSNQLSCTKKSRR
- a CDS encoding efflux RND transporter permease subunit; its protein translation is MLLGLKTWYEKLVLGNPKTVLALVALLTVAAAAGLPRFKLDASADSLTLEADDSLDFFREISERYNSGDFLVVTYRYKNGDLFSDESLATMRRLQDELAMVDGVSGVQSVLNVPLLYSPKQSISEVADGVRTLSSPGVERDLVRREFLESPIYKDLILSPDGETTAMMLNLELDKEGLDLVRERDALRRLRNSEGLDAAQTQRLEAVTAEYLQHRTAEETKARERVKEVREILSHYDGNAELFLGGLTMITSDMIAFIQSDLAVFGAGILAFIVVTLLLIFRQPRWVLLPLVTCVTTAVMMLGLLSWLDWRMTVISANFVALLLIITLAITIHLAVRYREYFAEHPEWDRFQLASATVAFMAKPCLYTGLTTMVAFISLVVSGIRPVIDFGWMMTIGVTLALVLSFLILPASLMLLKKRDGGQGEDNSHAFTQVFSRFTENHKGIVLGVAAVAAVISVVGITRLKVENRFIDYFDDSTEIHQGMLVIDQRLGGTISLDVVLNKPQQAAPEFEGEDDPFGADFGADEEMDSSAEEFAGAEIGDEMTSGEDYAEEDPFAADDPFATGASASEAPEAYWFTVAGLNQIEKFHDFLEAQPEIGKVQSLATLYKVAKDLNDGGLNDFELAVARQSLPEEINQVLVHPYWSPKDQQARISMRVMETDPNLRREELIQRIYNFAENELGMAPENVRQTGMLVLYNNMLQSLFKSQILTLGAVFAGILLMFLVLFRSLWLSIIALIPNMLAACVVLGGMGLANVPLDMMTITIAAITVGIGVDHAIHYLYRFREEFEKDGDYVATMHRSHATIGRAMFYTAITIIAGFSILALSKFVPSIYFGLLTALAMSAALLGSLTLLPLLLVLIKPLPKPVEKARVEKLVPEVEACTS
- a CDS encoding SelT/SelW/SelH family protein yields the protein MQNTVTIHYCVQCNWMLRATWMAQELLYTFADDLEQVALKPGSGGVFEISVGDRVIWERKRDGGFPGPKELKQKVRDVLFPERDLGHVDK
- a CDS encoding flavin prenyltransferase UbiX, translating into MAEPTFPKTVTLAITGASGAQYALRLLQCLLAARVRVWLLLSDAARIVINTETAVTLPEAEEHTESFLRELYGAEVGQLTLFGKRDWFSPVASGTGASSSLVICPASGGTLSAIACGASNNLIERAADVALKERRKLILVPREAPYSEIHLENMLKLTRMGAVILPASPGFYQKPQSVEDLVDFVVARILSQLDIEQKLLPPWGQG
- the mpl gene encoding UDP-N-acetylmuramate:L-alanyl-gamma-D-glutamyl-meso-diaminopimelate ligase is translated as MHIHILGICGTFMGSLAQLAVAEGHKVTGSDANVYPPMSTQLERAGIALTEGYDPAQLEPAPDLVIIGNALSRGNPAVEAVLEKGLPYTSGAQWLCDHFLGGRWVLAVSGTHGKTTTASMLAWVLDYAGMDPGFLIGGVPRNFEVSARLGGTPFFVVEADEYDTAFFDKRSKFVHYRPRTLIINNLEFDHADIFDDLAAIQKQFHHLVRTVPAGGLVVAAQEDAVTQVLDKGCWSQVQRFDIEHGDGVRQGDWCAVNIAADGSRFDVLLEGKPVATVQWQQTGLHSVKNGLAVMAAARHVGVEPATVAEALATFEGVKRRMECLGDIQGIRIYDDFAHHPTAIETTLNGLRAKVGTDRVIALIEPRSNTMRMGHHREQLARACAGADLVLWYQPEGMNWSLDEVVHHSTVPAKVLHSIDAAVESVLELSGPGSHVIVMSNGGFGGVHQRLLSALEHKYAPQKKQ
- a CDS encoding 6-phosphofructokinase, translating into MSKKNAFYAQSGGVTAVINASACGVIETARQHGDKIGNIYAGLNGIVGALREELIDVGQESDDAIAALRYTPSGAFGSCRYKLKSLEQNRAEYERLIEVFKAHDIGYFFYNGGGDSADTCLKISQLSEKMGYPIQAIHIPKTVDNDLPFTDNCPGFGSVAKYVAVSTKEAALDVASMCATSTKVFILEVMGRHAGWIAAAGALAQEQEGDAPHIILLPEVAFDKEKFLAKVQQTVAEKGYCVIVASEGAQYEDGTFLADAGSVDAFGHKQLGGVAPTLAKMVKDELGLKYHWALADYLQRAARHIASATDVEQAYAVGKAAVEAAVAGKNAIMPTIERNGTCTADYSWSIGEAPLSEVANVEKFMPEEYISEDGFGISPAGRAYLEPLILGEDYPPYKNGIPQYARLKKVLVAKKLAEGFDV